Proteins encoded in a region of the Triticum dicoccoides isolate Atlit2015 ecotype Zavitan chromosome 3A, WEW_v2.0, whole genome shotgun sequence genome:
- the LOC119267479 gene encoding B-box zinc finger protein 22-like: protein MKVLCSACEAAEARVVCCADEAALCARCDRDVHAANRLAGKHHRLPLLSAASNPPAVSAPNCDICQEGHAYFFCVEDRALLCRSCDVAVHTANAFVSAHRRFLLTGVQVGLEPDEQEESVPEPEPEPQPPNNASSAPLPPPMCHRKRSPTPLYSDGDIDWAAGSDVGITGNLPDWSVIDEQFGSATPAMRPAEPEVIKAPPKKSPRVAVTAASAALFGGSMPDWPLDEFFGFTEFNSGFGFAENGTSKADSGKLSSPNRGSLSSSSSGNAAQNAQDFFGQVPEVQWSRSTMPELPSPPTASGLHWQGDPRYGSAADSAAVFVPDICSPENPFRCFAAGADQQLKRRRRC from the exons ATGAAGGTCCTCTGCTCCGCGTGCGAGGCGGCCGAGGCGCGCGTGGTCTGCTGCGCCGACGAGGCCGCCCTCTGCGCGCGCTGCGACCGCGACGTGCACGCCGCCAACCGCCTCGCCGGCAAGCACCACCGCCTACCCCTCCTCTCCGCCGCATCCAACCCGCCCGCCGTGTCCGCGCCGAACTGCGACATATGCCAG GAGGGCCACGCCTACTTCTTCTGCGTGGAGGACCGCGCGCTGCTCTGCCGGAGCTGCGACGTCGCCGTGCACACCGCCAACGCCTTCGTCTCCGCGCACCGGAGGTTCCTCCTCACAGGCGTCCAGGTCGGCCTCGAGCCCGACGAACAAGAAGAATCAgttccggagccggagccggagccgcaaCCGCCCAACAACGCCTCGTCGGCTCCCCTGCCACCGCCGATGTGCCACCGGAAGAGGAGCCCAACGCCGCTCTACAGCGACGGAGACATCGACTGGGCGGCCGGCTCGGACGTCGGCATCACCGGGAACTTGCCCGACTGGTCTGTCATCGATGAGCAGTTCGGCAGCGCTACCCCGGCGATGAGGCCCGCGGAGCCGGAGGTAATCAAAGCCCCTCCGAAGAAGAGCCCCCGGGTGGCCGTCACGGCGGCGAGCGCAGCACTTTTTGGCGGGAGCATGCCGGACTGGCCGCTGGACGAGTTCTTCGGGTTCACCGAGTTCAACTCGGGCTTCGGATTCGCCGAAAATGGCACGTCCAAG GCCGACAGCGGGAAGCTCAGCTCGCCGAACCGCGGATcgttgtcgtcctcctcctccggcaacgcCGCCCAGAACGCGCAAGATTTCTTCGGCCAGGTGCCGGAGGTCCAGTGGTCGAGGTCGACCATGCCGGAGCTCCCCTCCCCGCCCACGGCCTCAGGCCTCCACTGGCAGGGAGACCCGCGTTACGGCTCTGCCGCCGATAGCGCGGCCGTGTTCGTGCCGGACATCTGCTCCCCGGAGAACCCCTTCCGGTGCTTCGCAGCCGGCGCCGATCAGCAGCTCAAGCGCCGGCGGCGATGTTAA